Within Citrus sinensis cultivar Valencia sweet orange chromosome 1, DVS_A1.0, whole genome shotgun sequence, the genomic segment TATCACAAGTTTGACCTTGATGAATTCGTATATGTTGAAATTGCGGGTGTTAGGGGAGTTCTTTTTTGGTGTTCTGTGGGAATGGTTCTTGTGCCACCAGGAAATGGTGGTAGCCTTCATTTGAAggattttatcattatttgccGTGTTGTGAGTTACATAGCATGAGTACAATGTCTTAAAGTTCCTCAAATGACTTTTCTTAGATGGCATGTTTTATGAGGTATGCATATAGTGTTTGCATATATTGTTGTGAACCGAGATTGAGTTACATTGAGTTCTTTCCTATGTGGCATCAAAAGACTTTACATAATTTTGTGAGTTTGTGATGTGCTGTCGATTACAGATTGTATTGATGTGACAAGCTTAACGTTATTTCTTAATTGCTGTTACTCAAAACCTGGTGTAGATGGGCATTGGAAAGAAGTGGAAGGAGATCCTCGATCTCACTGATAGGATCACTTACAGCTTCCACGTAaaattccttttcattttcccCACCTTTTTCTGATTTTGAATGCATGCTTTCTTGCTGGATCTCTCATTGCTTCCATTATTGCAGGATGACTCTAGAAGGGATCGATCAGTGAAAAGTCGATACAGTGTGTGAACTCAAAAGTGACCGTTTTGTCGCAGTAGCCTGTACTTGTAGTTGCCAAATTGTGGCTTAGACCGTTGAATCTGTTTCTGTATTTTTTGTGCCCTATTTACCATAAACAATTAAACACTAGATACTTCAAATGTGTTGCCATATGCCTTTAGACATGTAATACAATGACTTCTATTGTTTTGATAGAGGAGAtattgagaaatttttttgcGACCCAGTTTGTTTGTAGTTTTGTACTACTCTGATTTGTTCAAATAGAACTCTATCTTGAATTGTTCATTCAGATCGACTCTGGTTGTATTGCCTCTTGAGATTTATTTGCTGAATCAAGGCAAATTCTAGTTCTACTTTTACAAGTTACACCCTTTATTCATTACTGTAAAGTTGCTTTATGACTTTGGATCTTTCGATTGCTGCTGATTTTCGCCATAGTGAGAAAAACCTGACAAAGAACTGCAGCTAAACTGAAGAATGATAAGTGTAGAAGAGGATGGATTAATCTTAGGTTACATTCTATTTCTGGGACGCACCCAGCTGAAGAAAAGTACGTTTACATTAGAAAGCACTTGAAAAAACTATAAACTTAAAACATCTCATGGTGATAACAACACAAAAcaataaatgtttttcttaTCATGCAAGGAAGCCAAGTCTTTCTCCATTCTTCTTAGCCAAACGGATGAGGCCTTGCCTTTGCTTTGCATCAGCTCCTATTGATTTGCAGAATTCAGTAATTACCTGTCAAGATTAACATTATAACAGATTAGCAGTTACACGAACCAGAAAAATGCTTTCTGCTTGTGAAGTGAAATCACCAAAAAATCTATACGTATTAGGATATGCTTTTCCTGAATAATAATCTTTCAGTGACTTCTTTGATGAGTTAAGCTCAACTTTGATCAAAGCCCTCTCGTGTACTCATAACGGTTGTGACTCTGTTACCTCTATTCCATAATTCGAGCACCATTAGATGGTCCAATTTTACTAAtttctgttaattttttgACTATTTAACAGTATATATATTGCTGTGAGATATCACCTGAATACTGTTGGATGggtaaattttactaatttttattaactttttacCATATGACAATGCGGGCCCACTTATAATCCATTTGCTtaagatttaataattatttctaaCATTCTTATCCGGCAATCAACAATCTCACAAGAGGATCTATCCATTTGATTGGCCATACTATATGACTCTAATTAATTGTTCTcctaaacaattatttttaaaaataaaaataaaactaatttaaaaattataaacaaagtagaaaaagaagagCCGCATAATGAAGAtataatcaatattttaaaaaaagaaaaactattagaaagtgaaaaaaaaaaaaagagagagagatacaTACCTGAGAATGCAAGGCAATAGCTTTGCCTCTAAGCTGATTGAACCTCTTCTTGCCAATGATATTACGAGTGAGAACAACAACAGGAGCAAAAATGCCTTTGCCTTCATTAATGTTCCCCATCATCGGTTGCATTCTAATGGGTCTTGCCACTCTAACATTCGGCACTGATCTTGCCAACATCCTGTATTCTTCACCACCATTAGCAAACGAAGCTCCCCAGCTTCCATGAAACGAAGATGATAACCCAGCTGCACATACTGATGTAGCAGCCATAATTGAAACGCTCAACACGcacgcgcgcacacacacacacacaaatagCTTGTGCTTTCAGTGAAGGAGGCTCAGAGGGTTTGCTAGCTTGTTTGTGGTTTCTGGGGTTGTGCTGCTGATGAAATGAGAGGATATTTTGTTTGTGAAAATTGAGAGCCTCTGGTTTTTTAATGGAAGTCTGTGAGGAAGAGAGTTGTTTGAAGCGTTAACAGCCACAGAATCTGGTGGCTTGAATTtagttcaattttttcttgaaCACGTATTGCTTCTTGTAATAGACTTCTGCgcctttctttcatttttctgtattttaaaattggaacATAACTTGTCGATTTATTTCAAATAGGTCCCAGACCTGTGACTTGCCGATACCTCCTCATTACACGACATGTGCGAATGTGTTTcctcaaaattagaatttgaaGTTTATTGAGAATCTAAATACATATGCTAATAGCATATTATAGAGGTGTGTTGCGACTAATTTCGAAATctgttttaaatattaaggaagaaataaaagaattgagtttttataaaaattcgAACTCATTAcctctatttttattaaaattaaagagacaAATCAACTGGTAAGTTAAAAGATGACATTGGTAAATCAAAAGACGACATtgttaatttatcattatacGATAAAAATGAGATATTAAGAAATCAATTCTTGTTCACATCAATTTTGAAAGAGATAATTCTTCAATTTGCGTTTGTTCATGGGATGGGACGAGACTAGAGGAGTGTGGAAGAAAATTGGAACTAAGGATATTTCAATCATTTTAGTGGGAACATGGACTTATTTGATACAAATGGAAAAGTTATTTCCTCAGTTGAGAATTATACGAAATAGGAATCCGGATGTTATTATTCCTCAGTTGGTATTCATGGTCCCCGTTGTGCGGTGAGAAATCTTGATCTGGGATTTTACTGGAAGTTTGTTCGAGATGGTCCCATGATTTGCCAACTTTTGATGATGTTTAGGCGTTTGATCATATGAACACGACCGTTTGATTTAGGAAGTTGCTGGGAACTGGAAATTTTCATCAAGAGAAACATGACAAAATAGTAGTAGAAATATTGGACGGTCCAGAGAAACATAGAAGATTCTAATCTTTTGACCTCTGGAGGCAGGCTTGTTCAAAATGAGGCGTGCCTTTGAACAAGTTGTATCGTATCTTGCATTCATATattgaatcttttttttttgttatttggaataaaacccatttttttatatataggaataaaacttttttaggtaaatttattttctacttttaaaaagaatttattaagttttttaataaaaaagttcatagaattttatgttgaattcaaaagggtttgaaaatgtttttaatttgtaagtcaaaagcttttttttttcttttgggaaaATCAATTAGCCACCACAAAACGAACACATTGTTTGGACTAAACGCATCTTCAATTCATTTAACTTTGTAAAACAATTAGAGTTCCTTgccaggaaaaaaaaaatataacatacaacatttttgaaaaataaaattaaaaatgaacgattgaaaatgaattagGAGTCTGTTATTTTGACATTACACTATTGAAAATGAGGGAAGCAATTCAACGAATTGTATCTTCCATTAATTCTAACGTTGTTTTTATACCAGCATCACTGTCTGCGACAAAGCATCCATTGGAGAAATCAAATATGAATTTGCAGTTTTTTGATGTTGGCGTTTGCTAATGTgtcacataaaatttttatttagtaacGTGATTTGTGATTTGGGATGAGAAACTTGTAGGTTGATAACTATAGTTAGGGTTCGTATTCAGTTCAATTTAGTTTAGTTAATTAGAATCTAATGGCCTTTAAAAAATGTGAATCGATcgctttttaattttgaatcagataaaattaaaaatcgaTCGGTtctgtattaaaaaattaattaaaaaataatatatatataatatttttgtataaaatattaatgattaattaatataattgaattagagtaaaaaaataatcaaattaggTTAGAAATATGGGAAATTGGATTTAGGAACTcggttttaatttaatatatttggaATCATGGGAAATTGGTTGGAAACTTTATGCATTGAACAGGGAAATCATGACACGGTAGTAGTATGACTGGACGGTCCAGAAAAACATAggaaattacaatattttgattttgacgTTCGAGACTGTTGAAAATGAGGCAAATGGAAGTGGGAGCTTTCATTACCTACATTTCACAACTCAAAATAACTGCCGTCTAATATCAaaacacttttaaaaaaaaaaaaaaagatttgaggatgagaaaaataagggtaatgaTCTTTTATTACTCGTacaaaatctgaaaaaaaaaatgtcataaaaCAATTCAAGATCAATTTTTAGAACAAGAGCCAATGGATACATATATAAGATCTTTCATGTGGCAATAAAATCCTCAAACTCAATTAGTTTAGATATATGGACGATAAGACGTGGGTGAGATTGTCAAATTATCTCATTATTTTGTAAGATTTATCTTGTTGCCACCTTTGGAGACTTGATTGAGTGTTTTCAAGCTGCCGTCGGTGACTCGAGCTCAAATCCTGAagaaataaatgttaaaaaatttgattttcgCTATTTACACTTCCTaccttttgtaattttaagaaaataaaatcaaattctcctgtcgtttattatttatatcaattgttaattaattactgtATAATTGTTAAATTCAATTGTTCATATTCTTTGCTTGGGTTGCACGTCAaacttagaattttttaagtaCCCACCTCATCTCCTCTCTTGAGTtgcataatttcaaaaatctaaCACGCAAATTTTAGCAcaaaataatacttttcaCTCTCAAACCAAAATCCGTACTGTTCTTGGTAAAATTCTAATGTTTTGAACATTGTAAGCAAAAAAAAACGTAATGGAtattaactattttaattcaaaGTATTGTcctaaaaaacaagaaaaaaaaaaaagaggcatATATCATCCGATTTGCACCCATGTTCCAGGACTAGGTACTTGGCGATATACAACAAAAAGAAGATAGAAACTCGGAGGAGCAATCTTAGCCGTTGGTGGTGCCATAACGCTGACTTGGAAAATTCCTGACCCTACATCAATAAGCTCTTTCGTGGCTGGTACTAAAAGCCTTTGCCCCATTGAAACTCCATGCGTCGTAAATGGTGGTGCATACATCGTCACTTTTAAATCATTCAAACTTACCTCTAATTCGTccaatttaaattgaataacaaaattttgtccgtattttaacattttacccttaaatttTGATACAATGGATGGGCGATACGAGGCGAATGATTCGTCGAAGTATGGCGGATAAAATTTCTCAATTCGAAGTTCTGTTGGGTATTTTGACCCGCTCGTTAAATTATAACGAGAGTGCGGGTTGCTTCCCGCGACTAAAATTTTCCCGTCTGGAAGTACTACTGACGTGGAATGACACATTCGCGGCTTACTTGTTGGGGTTAGCTCCGAGAACCGTTCGTTTATCGGGTCATCGGGTTCATAAAGTACCGGAGTCGTATTTGGGTCAGTCGCAAAGTTCCATCCTGCGGTGCCCTTTTTGGCGCCATTGATGATGAGAACATCTCCTGTGGGCAGGAGCAACATTTCACCCATGACCCTCGGACTTGGCATCATCTCCCTCTGCCAAGTGGCACTTTTATTCGTTATCTCAATTCTTCCACAATCTTGCAATGCATTCATGAACTCACCCTTGCCCGCTAACACGCCCGCCTCAGGCTTTGCACCCCCACATATAAGCACTTCGGCTCGGATCGCATTCGAGTTCGGATCTTGGAGCTTTATAGGCAACAGTGCTGACGTGGCAGACGCCGGGTAATTTCGTGACCCACCGCGTAAGATAGGGAATACGTGGAGGATCTCATTGGTTTCTGGATTGAGCAGAATCGAACGGTCATTAGCAAAGATGAAGAGATTTCCATCGGTTGACAGGAAAACAAACGggtataaattattttctgatGGGTTAGTGGTCTCGTTAAGAATCGGTAGGTCATAGATTATTCTTTTTCCCTCCTTGAGGATATATTCGTAACTAAActctcttctccctccaacCACTATGAAGCTGCCATCTGGTAAAATATGTTGCGTGGAAAACctgtataaataataatacatgaGTAACATTATACATACAAAGTTAGAATTGAACgtattaataacttaataccaatttataaatattaatttgagatGTGCTGAGCTATTAAAGATCTTCTGCTGACGGCTTGCGATCGTAcataaagaaaactaaatgttatatatataataaatttggcAAAATATATGTACCATCTTTTGGCAGAAAGTTCCCAATGGTGCTCTTTCCAATAACATGCATGGTAGCATCCGGAAAGGTATCTAACAGATCTCCCTCTGCCGCTCCATCCGCCGGAGATCACGACCGTCCCGTTAGCCGATAATCCACCCGATGAGCTCCACGTGTCTGTCAGGATCTGTGATGATCTAAACATATGCATGAATGATATTGAAAATGCAACAATtaacacaaaatattaaaaaaaaaaaaaaaacacataacaaaaaattacgATAAATGCACGTACCTTGAGTGGCCTTATAGCTGCAGATTCGGCGTCATATTCAACAGCAAGAGCCCGATAATCGACATATTTTTGCCAAGCGCCAGGATTAAGACGATAGATTCCAACGGGCAACCGAACGTTTGATGGGCCTAATGAAACGGCATCGAGCATAATTGCCTTGTTGGTATTAGGAAACAAGATGATATGCATAGCTGATATGCCAGAATTTTCAGAAGCCAGCTCCCATTTGCCTTTAAATTCATCTTCATAATCCGGATTTTCCAGGATGTCTCTGCTTTTAAAGCAGCTGCCATCGTCACAGTCTTGATTGGTATTGGAATCATCATCAAAAGGGTATTTGAGTAATGGCCTTGAATGAGGATAGTATTGCCTATGCCAAAGTTGTGAAGTGATATAGAAAATACATAAGGTAAGAGGGAGAAGAACAAGAGATTTGGGGTAAGAGGCCATTGGagaattaaattagaaattaagcTTTtgacatttcttttcttaatcaTGTCTCCTTATATTT encodes:
- the LOC102610738 gene encoding protein PROTON GRADIENT REGULATION 5, chloroplastic — protein: MAATSVCAAGLSSSFHGSWGASFANGGEEYRMLARSVPNVRVARPIRMQPMMGNINEGKGIFAPVVVLTRNIIGKKRFNQLRGKAIALHSQVITEFCKSIGADAKQRQGLIRLAKKNGERLGFLA
- the LOC107178454 gene encoding aldehyde oxidase GLOX1-like codes for the protein MASYPKSLVLLPLTLCIFYITSQLWHRQYYPHSRPLLKYPFDDDSNTNQDCDDGSCFKSRDILENPDYEDEFKGKWELASENSGISAMHIILFPNTNKAIMLDAVSLGPSNVRLPVGIYRLNPGAWQKYVDYRALAVEYDAESAAIRPLKILTDTWSSSGGLSANGTVVISGGWSGRGRSVRYLSGCYHACYWKEHHWELSAKRWFSTQHILPDGSFIVVGGRREFSYEYILKEGKRIIYDLPILNETTNPSENNLYPFVFLSTDGNLFIFANDRSILLNPETNEILHVFPILRGGSRNYPASATSALLPIKLQDPNSNAIRAEVLICGGAKPEAGVLAGKGEFMNALQDCGRIEITNKSATWQREMMPSPRVMGEMLLLPTGDVLIINGAKKGTAGWNFATDPNTTPVLYEPDDPINERFSELTPTKVSLNDLKVTMYAPPFTTHGVSMGQRLLVPATKELIDVGSGIFQVSVMAPPTAKIAPPSFYLLFVVYRQVPSPGTWVQIG